In a genomic window of Rhinopithecus roxellana isolate Shanxi Qingling chromosome 2, ASM756505v1, whole genome shotgun sequence:
- the DCAF4L1 gene encoding DDB1- and CUL4-associated factor 4-like protein 1, producing the protein MEAERLRLLEEEAKQKKVARMGFNASSMLRKSQLGFLNVTSYSRLANELRVSCMERKNIQIRSLDPSSLATDRFNFILASTNSDQLFVVNQVEVEGSKYGIISLRTLKIPSFHVYVLRNLYVPNRKVKSLCWASLNQLDSHILLCFEGITDAPSCAVLLPASRFLSVHTRGNQPGMLCSFQIPEAWSCAWSLNTRAYHCFSAGLSQQVLLTNVATGHQQSFSASSDVLAQQFASTAPLLFNGCRSGEIFAIDLRCRNRGKGCRATRLFHDSAVTSVQILQEEQCLMASDMTGKIKLWDLRATKCIRQYEGHVNESAYLPLHVHEEEGIVVAVGQDCYTRIWSLHDAHLLRTIPSPYSASEDDIPSVAFASRLGGNRGAAPGLLMAVRQDLYCFPFS; encoded by the coding sequence ATGGAGGCTGAAAGGCTGCGACTCCTCGAGGAAGAGGCCAAGCAGAAAAAGGTAGCCAGAATGGGATTTAATGCATCTTCCATGCTCCGAAAAAGCCAGCTAGGTTTCCTCAACGTCACCAGTTACTCCCGTTTAGCCAACGAGCTGCGTGTGAGCTGCATGGAGAGGAAAAATATCCAGATTCGGAGCTTGGATCCCTCCTCTTTGGCGACCGACCGATTTAACTTCATTCTGGCGAGTACCAACAGCGACCAGCTCTTCGTAGTGAACCAGGTTGAAGTCGAAGGCTCCAAGTACGGCATTATCAGCCTGCGAACTCTGAAGATCCCTTCATTCCACGTGTACGTGCTCAGAAACCTCTACGTCCCCAACCGGAAGGTGAAGTCCCTGTGCTGGGCCTCGCTGAACCAGTTGGACTCTCACATTCTGCTGTGCTTCGAGGGAATTACAGATGCTCCAAGCTGTGCGGTGCTGCTCCCAGCGTCGCGATTCTTAAGTGTTCACACAAGAGGAAACCAGCCTGGCATGCTCTGCAGTTTCCAGATCCCTGAGGCCTGGTCCTGTGCCTGGTCCCTCAACACCCGGGCATATCACTGCTTTAGTGCAGGCTTGTCTCAGCAGGTCCTGTTGACCAACGTGGCGACGGGACACCAGCAGTCATTTAGTGCCAGCAGTGATGTCTTGGCCCAGCAGTTTGCTAGTACGGCTCCTTTGCTGTTTAATGGCTGTCGCTCCGGGGAGATCTTTGCCATTGATCTGCGTTGTAGAAATCGAGGCAAGGGGTGCAGGGCCACTCGCCTGTTCCATGACTCTGCAGTGACCTCTGTGCAAATCCTCCAAGAAGAGCAATGCCTGATGGCGTCAGACATGACTGGAAAGATCAAGCTGTGGGATCTGAGGGCCACTAAATGTATAAGGCAGTACGAAGGTCACGTGAATGAGTCCGCCTATCTGCCCCTGCATGTGCACGAGGAAGAGGGAATCGTGGTGGCAGTGGGCCAGGACTGCTACACGAGAATCTGGAGCCTCCATGATGCCCACCTGCTCAGAACCATCCCTTCCCCGTACTCTGCCTCCGAGGACGACATTCCCAGCGTGGCCTTCGCTTCTCGGCTCGGGGGCAACCGGGGAGCAGCACCAGGGCTGCTCATGGCTGTCCGGCAGGACCTTTATTGTTTCCCCTTCAGCTAA